The proteins below come from a single Rhizobium sp. BT04 genomic window:
- a CDS encoding lipoprotein, whose amino-acid sequence MQKSLPHLVRLTAVLAVIGLAVAGCGRKGDLDPPSAAATKEGDVSKPTKQPGTVDKPFLLDPLL is encoded by the coding sequence ATGCAGAAGAGCTTGCCGCACCTCGTCCGCCTGACGGCCGTTCTCGCCGTCATCGGCCTTGCCGTTGCCGGATGCGGGCGCAAGGGCGACCTCGATCCGCCGAGCGCTGCGGCCACCAAGGAAGGGGACGTTTCCAAGCCGACGAAACAGCCGGGAACCGTTGATAAGCCTTTCCTTCTCGACCCCCTTCTTTAA